A region from the Vulpes lagopus strain Blue_001 chromosome 5, ASM1834538v1, whole genome shotgun sequence genome encodes:
- the OST4 gene encoding dolichyl-diphosphooligosaccharide--protein glycosyltransferase subunit 4, with product MITDVQLAIFANMLGVSLFLLVVLYHYVAVNNPKKQE from the coding sequence ATGATCACAGACGTACAGCTCGCCATCTTCGCCAACATGCTGGGCGTGTCGCTCTTCCTGCTTGTCGTTCTCTATCACTACGTGGCCGTCAACAATCCCAAGAAGCAGGAATGA
- the EMILIN1 gene encoding EMILIN-1, translated as MAPSTLWSCYLCCLLTTAVGAASYPPRGYSLYTGGGGALSPGEPQAQSAPRPASRHRNWCAYVVTRTVSCVLEDGVETFVKPDYQPCGWGQPQCPRSIMYRSFLRPRYRVAYKTVSDMEWRCCQGYGGDDCAEGPAPALGPAPTTPRPRPRPARPNLSGSSAGSHLSGLGGEGPGDSEKVQQLEEQVQSLTKELQGLRGVLQGLSGRLAEDVQRAVETAFNGRQQPADAAARPGVHETLSEIQQQLQLLDNRVSTHDQELGHLNNHHTGGGGGSGSGGSRALDPVPAPPGHSEELLRELERRLQESCSVCLAGLDGFRRQQQEDRERLRALEKLLASVEERQRQLPGQAVGRRPLQECCPPELGRRLAELERRLDVVAGSVTVLSGRRGTELGGAAGQGGHPPGYTSLASRLSRLEDQFNSTLGPSEEQEEGWPGRPGGLGHWLPAARGRLERLEGLLANVSRELGGRLDLLEEQVAGAVQACGQLCSGAPGEQDSQVSEILSALERRVLDSEGQLRLVGSGLHKVGAAGEAQQAALERLQGVVGQLQGRVDAQDETLAEFALQLNLTAARLGQLEGLLQARGDEGCGACGGVQEELGRLRDGVERCSCPLLPPRGPGAGPGVGGPSRGPLDGFSVFGGSSGSALQALQGELSEVILTFSSLNDSLHELQTTVEGQGADLADLGATKDRIISEINRLQQEATEHATESEERFRGLEEGQAQAGQCPSLEGRLGRLEGVCERLDTVAGGLQGLREGLSRHVAGLWAGLRETNSTSQTQAALLEKLLGGQAGLGRRLSALNSSVLLLEDQLHQLSLKDLTGPPGEAGPPGPPGIQGPPGPAGPSGPPGKDGQRGPIGPPGPQGEQGVEGAPAPFVPRVAFSAALSLPRSEPGTVPFDRVLLNDGGYYDPETGVFTAPLAGRYLLSAVLTGHRHEKVEAVLSRSNLGVARIDSGGYEPEGLENKPIAESQPSPGALGVFSLILPLQAGDTVCIDLVMGQLAHSEEPLTIFSGALLYGDLELEQV; from the exons ATGGCCCCCAGCACGCTCTGGAGCTGCTACCTCTGCTGCCTGCTGACCACAGCCGTGGGGGCAGCTAGCTACCCTCCTCGTGGTTATAGCCTCTACACGGGGGGCGGTGGGGCTCTCAGTCCTGGGGAACCCCAGGCCCAGAGCGCTCCCCGGCCTGCCAGCCGCCACAG GAACTGGTGTGCCTATGTGGTGACCCGGACAGTGAGCTGTGTCCTTGAGGATGGAGTGGAGACCTTCGTCAAGCCTGACTACCAGCCCTGTGGCTGGGGCCAGCCCCAGTGTCCCCGCAGCATCAT gtaCCGCAGCTTCCTCCGCCCTCGCTACCGAGTGGCCTACAAGACTGTGTCGGATATGGAGTGGAGGTGCTGTCAGGGGTATGGGGGCGATGACTGTGCTGAGGGTCCCGCCCCAGCGCTGGGTCCTGCACCTACCACCccacggccccggccccggcccgcccgccccaACCTCTCTGGCTCCAGCGCAGGAAGCCACCTGAGTGGACTAGGCGGGGAAG GTCCTGGGGACTCAGAGAAGGTACAACAGctggaggagcaggtgcagagccTGACAAAGGAGCTGCAGGGCCTCCGAGGTGTCCTGCAGGGACTGAGTGGGCGCCTGGCGGAAGACGTCCAGAGGGCCGTGGAGACGGCCTTCAACGGGAGGCAGCAGCCGGCAGATGCAGCTGCCCGTCCTGGCGTGCACGAAACCCTCAGTGAGAtccagcagcagctgcagctccTGGACAACCGTGTCTCCACCCATGACCAGGAGCTGGGCCATCTCAACAACCATCACACCGGAGGTGGcggtggcagtggcagtggcggTAGCCGGGCCCTGGACCCCGTCCCGGCACCTCCGGGCCACAGTGAGGAGCTGCTGCGGGAACTGGAGCGGCGGCTGCAGGAGTCCTGCTCCGTGTGCCTGGCGGGGCTCGATGGCTTCCGCCGGCAGCAGCAGGAGGATCGCGAGCGGCTGCGGGCACTGGAGAAGCTCCTGGCCTCCGTGGAAGAGCGGCAGCGGCAGCTCCCCGGGCAGGCTGTGGGCCGCAGGCCCCTTCAGGAGTGCTGTCCTCCGGAGCTGGGCCGGCGGCTAGCCGAGCTGGAGCGGAGGCTGGATGTAGTGGCCGGCTCCGTGACAGTGCTGAGCGGGCGGCGAGGCACCGAGCTGGGGGGAGCGGCTGGGCAGGGGGGCCACCCCCCAGGCTACACCAGCTTAGCGTCCCGCCTTTCTCGCCTGGAGGACCAATTCAACTCCACTCTGGGCCCCTCAGAGGAACAGGAGGAGGGTTGGCCTGGGCGTCCTGGGGGCCTGGGCCACTGGCTGCCTGCTGCCCGGGGCCGACTAGAAAGGCTGGAGGGACTATTGGCCAAtgtgagcagggagctgggtgggCGGCTGGATCTGCTGGAAGAGCAGGTGGCAGGGGCTGTGCAGGCATGTGGGCAGCTCTGCTCtggggcccccggggagcaggacTCCCAGGTCAGTGAGATCCTCAGTGCCTTGGAGCGCAGGGTGCTAGACAGCGAGGGGCAGCTGCGTCTGGTGGGCTCAGGCCTGCACAAGGTGGGAGCAGCCGGGGAGGCCCAGCAGGCTGCGCTGGAGAGACTGCAAGGGGTCGTGGGCCAGCTCCAGGGTCGTGTTGACGCGCAGGACGAGACACTTGCAGAGTTTGCACTGCAGCTGAATCTCACAGCAGCACGGCTGGGCCAACTGGAGGGACTACTGCAGGCCCGCGGGGATGAGGGCTGTGGGGCCTGTGGTGGTGTCCAGGAGGAGCTGGGCCGCCTTCGGGATGGTGTGGAGCGCTGCTCttgccccctgctccccccacggGGCCCCGGGGCTGGCCCAGGTGTTGGGGGACCAAGCAGAGGGCCTCTGGATGGCTTCAGTGTGTTTGGGGGGAGCTCTGGCTCAGCCCTACAGGCCCTGCAAGGAGAGCTCTCTGAGGTTATTCTCACCTTCAGCTCTCTCAATGACTCACTGCATGAGCTCCAGACCACTGTGGAGGGCCAGGGTGCCGATCTGGCTGACCTTGGAGCCACCAAGGACCGTATCATCTCGGAGATTAACAGGCTGCAGCAAGAGGCCACAGAGCATGCTACGGAGAGTGAGGAGCGCTTCCGAGGCCTGGAAGAGGGACAGGCACAGGCTGGCCAGTGCCCCAGCCTAGAGGGGCGATTGGGCCGCCTTGAAGGAGTCTGTGAGCGGTTGGACACGGTGGCTGGGGGACTGCAGGGCCTACGAGAGGGCCTTTCCAGACATGtagctgggctctgggctgggctaCGGGAAACCAACAGCACCAGCCAGACACAGGCAGCCTTGCTAGAGAAGCTGCTGGGAGGGCAGGCGGGCCTGGGCAGGCGGCTCAGTGCCCTTAACAGCTCCGTGCTGCTCCTGGAGGACCAGCTTCACCAGCTCAGTCTGAAGGACCTCACTG GGCCCCCGGGTGAGGCCGGGCCCCCAGGGCCTCCTGGGATACAGGGACCCCCAGGCCCTGCTGGACCTTCAGGACCTCCAGGCAAGGATGGACAAAGAGGGCCCATCGGGCCACCAG GTCCCCAAGGAGAGCAGG GAGTGGAGGGGGCACCAGCACCCTTTGTGCCCCGGGTGGCCTTTTCAGCTGCCTTGAGTTTGCCACGGTCTGAACCAGGCACAGTGCCCTTTGACAGAGTCCTGCTCAACGATGGGGGCTACTATGATCCAGAGACTG GCGTGTTCACAGCACCACTGGCGGGCCGCTACTTGCTGAGCGCGGTGCTAACTGGGCACCGGCACGAGAAAGTGGAGGCGGTGCTGTCCCGCTCCAACCTGGGCGTGGCCCGCATAGACTCTGGTGGCTATGAACCTGAGGGCCTGGAGAATAAGCCCATAGCAGAGAGCCAGCCGAGCCCCGGAGCCCTGGGCGTCTTCAGCCTCATCCTGCCGCTGCAGGCTGGAGACACGGTCTGCATCGACCTGGTCATGGGGCAGCTGGCGCACTCGGAGGAGCCGCTCACCATCTTCAGCGGAGCCCTGCTCTACGGGGACTTGGAGCTAGAACAGGTGTAG